The DNA region ACATGTTGAAATAGAGAGGGTTGGTTAGAACTCACCTTTAATTTATTGGTATTCCCAATTTAGCATTCGTGACTCACGTTAattctttactttatttttgtcACAAAACCACTAAGGGCGTGCTGAGATAGAATGACGATAATCACACTTTATCACTAACAGCTTTAAAGGTTTCAAAAAGTTTCAAGCGACACATCAAATAACCATTAAGAAGTCTTTAGTCGTTAGTTTTATGACAAAAACAAGATCAAGGATCAGTGTGAGTCACAAATGTTAAATTTGAGAatcaaattgagtaaattaaactTTGGGAATCAAATTGAGAGTCAAGCATAATTTTATGGACTAATCTGAGTATTAATTCTCTTTTTTACTGATTATATGCAGAGTTTTATAATCTCATGGATATTGGATACCCTTGGTTGCTGCATGACATCTCGtttctttaatgaataaataaatcttttaattCCAACTCAtgcaaaaacatattttttgtgCACTGTAACAAGTGAATGTTCTTGACTTCTTGCACCGTATCACTCATGCAACAATTGTCATTATGCAAGAGCATGGCTtggaattaaaacatttttcttatttattaataataaaaaataaaaatgccaTCTCATATTGATGTTTGAAATATTAAACATGACTCATTTGGAGTAAAATATTATTTGGATTGTCAAAATTTATCGGAAAAAATCAATATAACATTTACTAAGCATATCTATTACACAACAATTACTTGATCTGTTAAGATGTTTCAAAACATCATTTTATTAAATAGAGAAACCAACTTTGAACGATAGGATACACATATAGCAGAGGATAAGATAAACCATATCACTCCACTCACTATCAAATGAAACTGTTGGAGAAAGCCTATGCAGGATATTCAACTCATCCTAAGGTGGTACATTTCATAATAATTCATAGTTTCATACACAACTCAAATTAGTGTAATCCAAACTCCATAAACGGCTATCAAGTGCAAACCCAagtagacatttcaacaaacacctcaAATGCAATGGAAACAAAGGTAGATTAAGTAAAGCTCCTCATTTTAAACTCATTACAATTTCAATTCGATTCCAAACCCATAGAGacaagcaataaaatcaaattacaCATTTTTTTTACTAAGAAACATTATCTATTACACAAAAATTAACAGTTCTCTCTGAAAATTCCACAAAAATAAATCAGAATATAACAGCAACAAACCCTAAGCAATGGAAACTTTGGCACCAGCTTCTTCAAGCTGCTTCTTTGCTTCATCAGCTTCATCCTTCGAAACCCCTTCCTTGAACTTCTTCGGCAAACCTTCGATCAATTCCTTCGCTTCCTTCAGCGCAAGGCTTGTCAATCCTCTCACAGCCTTAATCACAGCGATTCTCGCGTTGCTCGGAACTTCTTCGATCACAACGTCGAACTCCGTCTTCTCCTCCACCGCTGCGGGTGCCTCGGCGGCGCCGGCTGCTCCAGGTGCGGCAACGACAGCAGCGGGGGCGAAGGACGCGGCGGAGACGCCGAGCTTGTCCTGGAGGTAGTCGACGAGGACCTTGGCCTCTTCTAGGGTGAGGCCGGAGATCTTGGTGCCAAG from Arachis hypogaea cultivar Tifrunner chromosome 10, arahy.Tifrunner.gnm2.J5K5, whole genome shotgun sequence includes:
- the LOC112715068 gene encoding large ribosomal subunit protein bL12c; protein product: MATTISTLTLRFPSSSSPSYPTPSSYPALTKPSVHFRFHNNHRSLSHRTTHLRPLAAVAVPENIEELGTKISGLTLEEAKVLVDYLQDKLGVSAASFAPAAVVAAPGAAGAAEAPAAVEEKTEFDVVIEEVPSNARIAVIKAVRGLTSLALKEAKELIEGLPKKFKEGVSKDEADEAKKQLEEAGAKVSIA